The following is a genomic window from Bombina bombina isolate aBomBom1 chromosome 3, aBomBom1.pri, whole genome shotgun sequence.
ACAGACAAGCTTCTGTTGATCCACCTGGACATAAGTGCAGCTCCAAGCATAATATAGATTTCCATAAGCTCCAGAGTTCATACTTTTGGACCCCTGCACAAAAGAAACACTATTAATTGCAAATAAACCAAATTAGTTTATATTTAGAAAGCTACAAACCAAGATTTAAACTTTCATGGCTAAGATAGAGCAATattaaatgaatagtctagtcaaaattaaactttcacgattcagatagagcatgcaatgttaagcaactttctaatttactcctattatcaattttctttctaatgacacggtgagtccacggatcattagtaataattactattgggaatatcactcctggcaagcaggaggcaaagagcaccacagcaaagctgttatcaCCTCCATTCCCTCAAACTCCAATCACACACTTTGCCTGCGTTGCAAGGTGGTGGTAAAATTTTGgtgtctgaaagaattttcttcaaatcaagagtttattattttcaagCAGAGCAGGTTTGTTCTGATCTTTTCTGGGGGTCTAACCGTAGTCCACGTtagtcttcagtagagcagtggtggcttttaagcaattgggaacttgttgggtataatccccactgcgcCTCTCAAGCAGTTGTTGCTGtcctaacttgaaagcctgagtaagattattcagtctttttccacaggtccatgtgagggaggaagccctcaaaccaggtgagctgtcctgctgccgggcaTATAAACATTGCGGTAAGTGCCAATTTAAGTTCTCTAAAGACGAAAGGAAACATTGGCACTTTAATAGTTATTTCTGTTTGGGACATTAACTACATTTTATCCTATTATGGGTTAATGGGATAATGTGTggcagtttgtgcaggcactggggacgagaggaCCTTTTTATTAATAAGGCTCAGTGTTTTGTGTCCGGTGACAGGGTGGACGGCATCGGGTGTGTTTTTTACTTAGTGATTCTCCCGGCGGCTTTACCTTTTGAAAAAGGGGAAGTTAATGGCGGCCGGGAACTTCAGTTAagtacgcccacaatgggcggactTTTTCTGAGGCGACAAACGTGTGTTTTTGCAAGCCTGTCTGGACCACTTTCTTAGTGTACCGGATAGTAATCGTTGCAGCTCTGCTCTTTCTGAAGACGGTGCAAGCGTTCGCTTGATAGTCAGTTGGAGCAGCTGTGGATGAGTCCGGATTGCCAATTACTATTGATTCCAGCatccagcaggacaggtaggcacctcagcaaagcttgaTTTTTCTATAGAGGCGCTGCTCTGCTTTTATGAAATAAAGttagttttaaatttaaagaaactaACGTTTTCTTGCCAATAAATTTCAAACTggaataaaagtattttattttttgcttggttATTTATTGGGTAAGGATgtaccaagaggccctgcaaaatgttactcgTAGTTTATGTTTTgaggctaatgtggaaccaccaaatccctttttgttcctcatgtactcAGAGAACACTACAGAGATAAAAGCTTTTTCTGTGAAAACCaatcacaagacaagggtgcctcctagtgtgacAGAGTTGAGACAAGATGGAATAAGTAGAGACAAATGAATAATCACAAATGGAGCAGCATCCAATTGTGCTAAGTAAAGcagactgggaacttgcagtgtcccagctcactggcccaGCATGAGTACCGGTATCCCAGGTGTCCTCAATGAGTGAAATAAGCTCAGACTCGGGTATAATTGTAGTTCACAATTTAttataaaacagataaaaaaatatgACTGATATACAAGTAACCAATCCCTAATCCTCTAAAAATTACAcaactcatgtgtgtgtgtgtgcataattgATCTAATGCTTGTGTCGTTATAACAAACATACATGTGCCTAACTATTTCATACTAGGGAACACAATCATAAGTAACTTGATGAAAATATCATGTAACTACAATTGTGTCCGCTTTCATCGTTTATAATATACTCCGGTTTTATATATTTATGGATCCAATCTTcatttaataaatattctggagattGTGGGTATATTTCTTATCTTtcctatatgtataaatatatgtatatattaaagtcTTGAAAGTATTTACATTATGTAAGGCCAAACAATTCTAAATTGTCAGATACATGTATGTTTACATATAGCAGATGGAGTCTATTCATGATAAGGGTCATTAGATCATAAATCAAATCTACTCACTTGAAGGTGGTGTCTCAAACTATGTGTTACCTTATACTCCCAACTCGTAATTGTGCACTCAAACTTTCAAGCAGAATAATAAATGTCTCCTAAAAGATTTCTGCATACGTCAGACTAGGCGTCATTTGACACATTACCAGCACTGTCCTATTGTGACCCAAAACATCAAGTTACTAGGGGCGTGTATTACCCTAATTCTAACCAATAGGAGGAATCCTAATAGATACGCACAATTACTAGAGAGCCTATGTCTGGTTGTTTGTTACTAATATGTTTTATGCTATTACAGATGTTTTTCAATAACTTACTTTAGTTGATGTGTCTTGTACACTTCAATATCGATACTAGAGCAAAGATAGTGTggcaaaaatattattaatatcccGTCCTTACCTAACATAGGTGGTAAGCAGTTGATGTATTAAGATATGTATAGATTACAAACTCCTTTACTATAAAAAAGGGGGTCATTCATATTAAATAATTAGTTTAGTGTTTTAACCATCATTGCGTTCATTAAATGATGTATATCTAAGCAGAGCCATCTACTGTGTTTGAACTAAATGTATATATACCACTATTACTAGAGGGACTATATGTGGATAATTAATAGATGTCTAAATGCATCATATGAGTGAGTGATGTGACAAATAATGTAATGTATGAATAAGTTGTGAACAACATTTGGTGTCCAAGGAAGATAAATATCTCTCATGGTGTGACGTGCCATGTTCAAGTGAATGTAAGAGCAATGTGTTGTACTAATAGTGTGGGtgagaaatatatattgtaaactaAAATTagtgataatatatataatatagtgataAGAGACAACTAATAATCTAAGATTTGTGTCCCAGAAGTGCAGGCTGATGTataaaatacagatatatacacctATAGAGAAACCAATCTCTACTGGTGGCTACGTATAGAGAAACCAATCACTACTGGTGGATACGATAACACCCCCTAAAGTTGACACAATTGTGTATCATAGGACATTAaggggatagactttttgatcctgagccatcattatctaaggcggatgttgttcagAAGTCTCcagttcaagatatgccgcagcttccTCCTTCAGTGTCCCAAACCTTATCGTGTACAAATGAGTTTCCTCTCACACTCCTGTTGGAGTTaacttgcaagacattgctacccacatatcctctgcagtaactgatgcgctgtctgctcttcccatgctgcagggaaagcgcaagaggaaatgtaaagaatcagtaaggtttctgacagttgtggctattccgaatgttccctacCAGAAGTCTGAGGAGAAAGATACTTCGGtgtcatctgagggtgaaatctcagacagtaattccttctgatgctgaagttgtatcctttaggtttaagctagaacacctctggttGTTACTTAAGGTGGTCTTGGCCACCTTGGACGACTGCGAAACTGTCGTAGTCTAtgctaagaagtctagtaagttaaATACTTTTACGTACCcccaggacaggatcaaggctcttaagttggccaattcctttataacTGATGCTTCTCTACAAGTCAttaaattgggagcaaagatttctggctttgccgtTTTGGCccgtagagccttatggttgaagtcctagtctgcagatgtgtcatctaagtctaagatTTTGGCAAATCCCTACAAGGGTaataccttgtttgggccgggcttggccgAAAACAGATATGGGAGGAAAGGGAcacttcctccctcaggataagaggaataaacagaaaggatgtcagtaattttcgttcctttcgaaactttaaaggtaagcctcccccctcttccaaacaggaacagtccaagtcttcctggaagcccaatcagtcttggaacaaggggaagcaatctaagaagcccgctagtgactctaaatcagcatgaagggtttgcccccgatctgggagcgGGTCTtgttggggcagactttctctttgctcAAGCCTATTTGggacgttccagatccctgggcagtggatatcgtgtcccagggatacaaactagagttcaaggcttttcctcctaggggcagattccttaattccagctacaagggtggtgttcttgggaaccataatagattctctatcaatgaagatttttctgacatagGTCAGAAAGACAGATTCTCAACTCtagtcttgcccttcagtcctctttgACCGtctgtggcccaatgtatggaggtaattggtctgatggtgtctgtCATGGACATCCTACCgcttgctcggttccatctcaggcctctgcagttgtgcatgctaagtcaatggaacggggatcatgcggatctgtctccgcgattagaactggatcaggcgacaagaaattctcttccatggtggttatcTCAGGAACATCTTTCCCAAGCAACCTGCTTACGCgggcctacctgggtgattgtgaccaccgaTGCCAGCCTGCAGCAATGGGGAGCAGTCTGGTGCTCGCTAAAGGCACAGGGTCCTTTGACTCAGGAGGAATCAAGTatcccgataaacatcctagagctgagggcagtcttcaatgctcttctggcttgacctcAGCTTCAGCCCGGTTCatcagtttccagtcggacaacttcTTCAGTGGTttacgtcaaccatcagggagaaacagagttctttggccatgacagATGTAGCCAACATTCAGTGTggggagacccacaactgctgtctgatccacattccaggagtggacaattagggagcagattttctgagcagacaaacttttcacccgggggagtgggaacttcatccggaggtatttaccAGCTTGATCCTCCTAAAGTGGGGACAGCTGGAACTGGATCTcaaggcatctcgtcagaatgccaagctcccgaggtacgggtcaagggatcctcaggctgtactgatagatgctatggcggtcccttggaatttcagtctagcatacccatttcctccattcgctctccttccacaggttattgctcgaatctaacaggagagggcgtgatcctcattgctccagcgtggcctcgcaggatctggtataaagacctagtggagatgtcatctctcccaccttggagacttcctctgaggaagcacCTTACTACTTCAAGGGGcatttccttcatccaaatcttgtttctctgaagctgactgcttggagattgaacacttaattttatctaagcgtgggttttctgagtcggtcattgaggccATGATTCAGGCTCTTAAGCCTGTTACAAGATTtaatataagatatggtgtaaatatctgtattggtgtgaatccagaggctactcttggagtagagtttggattcctaggattttgtcttttctccaggagggtctggagaaggggttatctgctagtaccttgaagggtcaaatttctgccttatctatattgttgcacaaacgtttggcggatgtgccagatgtccaaGCCTTTTGTCATGCCCCagttagaatccggcctgtgttcaagcctgttactcctccctggagtcttaaccttgtgagttcttcaacaggctccgtttgagcctatgcgagCCTtcgatattaagatgttatcttgaaagtttttttttcaggttgcaatttcttctgctcaaagagtttctgaactctcggcattgcagtgtgaattcccgtaccttatatttcattccgataaggtagctGTGCGTACTGAgttgggtttccttcctaaagtggtttcggataggaatattaaccaagaaattgttactccctctgtgtcctaacccatcttctcataaagagcgtttgttgcacaacctagatgtgtgGTAAATGCATTGAAgtactatttgcaggcaactaaggaatttcagcagtccccttccttgttgttttctcttggaaacgcaagggtcagaaagctacggctaagtataatccgtttggcctatgaaactgctagacggcagccccctgagagaaacacagctcattccacatggaccgtttcctcttcctgggtattcaaaaatgaagcttctgttgaacagatttttgcaaggctgcaatttggtcctctacacacattcaaaattctataaatttgattcttttgcctcagctgaggcttcttttgggagaaaggttcttcaagaagtggtgccttcagtttaggttccctgtcttgtccctcccttatctgtttccacaatagtaattactgatgatccgtggactcactgtcattagaaataaaaaggatatttatgcttacctgttaaatttatttcttttacaatatgaagagtccacggatttcattctttcttatgggatatcacctcctggtcagcaggaggaggcaaagagcaccacagcagagctgtatatatagctccttccttccctcccactccagtcattcgaccgaagttaggaagagaaaggaaaagccaaggtgcagaggtgactgaagtttaacaaaaataaagaccggtcttagaaaatgacagggtgggccgtagactcgtcatatcgtaaaagaaataaatgtattaggtaagcatacattttccttttcttttacaagatatgacgagtccacggatttcatccttacttgggatacaataccaaagctataggacacggatgaaagggagggacaagacaggaacataaactgaaggcaccactgcttgaagaacctttctcccaaaaacagccttggacgacgcaaaagtaacaaatttgtaaaatttgtaaaaagtgtgaagagacgaccttgcaaatctgttcaacagaggcatcatttttaaatgaccatgaggaagccacagccctagtagaatgagccgtaattctttcaggaggctgctgtccagcagtctcatatgcaatacggatgatactcttcagccaaaaagaaagaggtagccgtagctttctggcccctacgtttaccagaaaaaacaaatgaagatgattgacgaaaatctttagtcgcctgcaagtaaaacttcagggcacggaccacgtccaagttatgtaacagacgctccttctgagaaggattaggacacaaggaaggaacaacaatttcctgattaatattcttattagaaacaaccttaggaaggaaaccaggtttggtacgttacaccaccttatcagaatggaaaataagataaggagaaccaCATTATAAAGCTGAAAGCTCCTAAACTCTGCGAGCAaaagaaatggcaaccaaaaattAAACttaccaagataacaacttaatatctatggaatgcataggttcaaatggaaccccttgaagaacattaagaactaaattcaaactccaaggaggagcaattggtctaaacacaggcctgattctagtgagagcctgacaaaaaagattgaacatctgccagacgtttgtgtagcaaaatagacaaagcagaaatctgtccctttaaggaacttgctgacaaccctttctccaatccttggagaaaagatagaatcctgggaatcctaaacctactccatgagtagcccttggattcgcaccaataaagatatttacgccatatcttatagtaaatctttctagtaacaggcttacgcgcctgaatcaaggtatcaatgaacgaatcagagaaccctcgcttagataaaaataagcgttcaatctccaagcagtccgctgcagagaaactagattcggatgatggaagggtccctgaatgagaaggtcctgcctcaatggaagcttccacggtggcagagaggacatatccaccagatcggcataccaagtcctgcgaggccacgcaggagcgatgagaatcaccaaagccctctcctgtttgatccgagcaaacacccggggaaggagagcaaaccgtggaaacacataagctaggttgaatgaccaaggcatttatcagttcggcctgaggatccctggacctggatccgtacctctggagcttggcattctgacgagatgccataagatccagctccggtctgccccatctgagaatcagggtggcaaagacctccggatggagttcccattcccccggatgaaacgtctgtctgctcaaaaaatccgcttcccagttgtccactcctgggatgtagattgctgacagataagagtgagcaCCCGCCCACCaaattttggatacttctgtcatcgctaaggaactccttgttcctccctgattgatgtaagccacagtcgtgatgttgtccgactgaaaccggatgaatttggccgaagccaactgaggccaagcctgaagcgcattgaatattgctctcaattccagaatattgattggaagtagagactccgactgagtccacacaccctgagccttcagggaattccagactgcaccccatcctagtagattggcgtccattgtcactatcacccatgaaggtctgcggaagcacgtcccttgggacaaatgatccagcgacaaccaccatagaagagagtctcttgtctcctgatccagatctatctgaggagacaaatttgcataatctccattccactgtcagagcatgctcagttgtagaggtcagatgaaaacgagcaaacggaatgtccattgctgccaccatcaatccaattacctccatgcactgagccactgatggccgaggattggactgaaggactcggcatgtattcagaatctaacTTTGACTtcagtcaagaagattttcatggatatagaatctttAAGcattcccaggaaaggaacctttgtctgtggaattagtgaactcttttctagattcaccttccacccgtgagtccatagaaaggacagaaccatgtcgtatgagtcagttgataagacgccaggatcaaaatattgtccagataaggcgccaccacaatgccccgcgtctgagaaccgccagcagagaccctagaaccttcgtgaagatcctgggtgccgtggccagcccgaatggtagagccacaaactgaaaatgtttgtccaggaaagcaaatcttaggaactggtgatctttgtggataggaatgtgaaggtatgcatcctttaagtttcacggtagtcatattgaccctcctggatcaatgggagaattgtccgaatagtctccatcttgaaggatggaactctgagaaacttgtttagactcttgagatctaaaattggtcgaaacgttccctcttttgggaaccacgaaaagatttgagtaaaacccctgcccctgttccagtattggaacgggacaaattactcccatagtggagaggtcttttacacaacgtaagaacgcctctttttatccggtctacagacaatcgtgaaagaaggaacctttcCCTTGGGAAGGAatgtttgaactccagctgatacccttgagacacgatttccagtgtccagggatcctgaacatcttatcCAAGCCTggccaaagagagaaagtctgccccctactagatccggtcccggatcgggggccgccccttcatgctgtcttgggagcagccgcaggcttcttgggttgtttacccttgttccaagcctggttgggtcacAAGACTGACTTCGCttgcgcaaaattcccttcctgtttaacggAAGAGGGGACTCCCCTTGAaagttcgaaaggaacgaaaattactctgtctgccCCTCTGCTGAGgtagaaggtgacccttacctcccataatgtcagaaattatctctttcaagtcaggcccgaataaggtcttacccttgaaaggaatagccaaatgcttttagaggatacatccgcagaccaagattttaaccataaggctctccgcgctaaaatggcaaatcctgcattcttagtcgccaatttggcgatctggaacgcggcatccgtaacaaaagaatttgcaagcttaagggcctttattctatccagaatttcctctaaggaagtctcagtcttaagagacccTTCTAAGGCATCAAACTAAAAGGCAGCCGCAATTGTGAccggtacaatgcaggctgtcggttgtaatagaaacccttgatgaataaatagcttttttagaagacccttcaactttttgtccatagggtctttgaaagcacaactgtcatcaATACTGATAGTCGTATACTTAGCCagtgtagatatagctccctccaccttagggaccgtctgccaagaatcccgaacagagctatagggtacattttcttaaaggtaggggaaggtgaaaacggaatacccggtctttcccattcccgtgtaataatttccgaaattctcttaggaaccggaaaaacagtaagaagggacctctaagtatttgtccatcttacagtttctctggtggcaccacaatagagccagtcgtccagagtcagcaaaacatccggcaacagacggaggtgttcaagcttaaatctaaaggacatcatATACGAATCTGCCTGGGGCAAtgtacttcctgagtcagacaattCCCCTTCAGATAGAGTCTCCTTACCTCCCACTTCAGAGCCCagggagatcgccatcaaagaatcagaagtcGCCTGACCACCTGGTCCTCTCTTCTACCacgtttgccttgcaacactggtaacagacaaaacctctgtaagagtggatgacataactggcGCCATATCCTGTAGGGTAAATGAGGTAGACGCAGTTGATGgcgcctgagcgggcgttaaaggctgtgacgcttggggagaaatttgcggcataccctgagtctcatcaagctgagaagcatccttagataaGCTATCTTTAAAGAAAATCTGATATTTAAACtctaaagccctctcagtacatgagggacaaaatgtaagagggggttccacattggcagctaAACTCATAGAACAAGTATGATCCAGTAGGTCAGCCatgctaaaaagaaaaacaaagtgcaaTATAGGTCGTGGTACAGACattgaacaaaaacaaaatgtgctgtgcctttaaattttaaaacgataTAAATTTTACTGCAAGCGTTCAACAATTAGAATAGGAAGTTTTTATAACAGAGCCTATTcacattcaataggttacaatagcCCTTTATTGCTATGACTAAAAATAGCCCCTGCAccaagccacagctctgctgtggtgcctaccctTACTCTCAACCAACAAAGAGGCCCTCCGAGAACTGCTGCCAAGGTCCGCTTGCGATCCTGATCAGCTGAGGCCAAGTGGACATAGTAAACACCGAAGCTTCAATACAATTGCTGCTAAGTCCTCCGTGTACTGACGGAAGCCGGAAAAGCAAGTGCGCAACTAATCGCGCGAACTTAAGCCCCGGCCCTTCGTGGGCAGTAAAGGGAAACCCCATAGAAAACAACCGCGTGGGCAATATTAATGTCGGGTAGACCCGACTACTACCAATGTGTCCCCTCAAAAACTGTGCCACAATAAATGTAAGCCACGGAATAACTCCCCAAACAGACAGAGCCTATTCTTTCCAATCTCCCAGCGTCATCCTGCAGATAAAAAGT
Proteins encoded in this region:
- the LOC128653766 gene encoding uncharacterized protein LOC128653766, which translates into the protein MDANLLGWGAVWNSLKAQGVWTQSESLLPINILELRAIFNALQAWPQLASAKFIRFQSDNITTVAYINQGGTRSSLAMTEVSKIWWAGAHSYLSAIYIPGVDNWEADFLSRQTFHPGEWELHPEVFATLILRWGRPELDLMASRQNAKLQRYGSRSRDPQAELINALVIQPSLCVSTVCSPSPGVCSDQTGEGFGDSHRSCVASQDLVCRSGGYVLSATVEASIEAGPSHSGTLPSSESSFSAADCLEIERLFLSKRGFSDSFIDTLIQARKPVTRKIYYKIWRKYLYWCESKGYSWSRFRIPRILSFLQGLEKGLSASSLKGQISALSILLHKRLADVQSFLSGSH